The Balaenoptera acutorostrata chromosome 10, mBalAcu1.1, whole genome shotgun sequence genome has a window encoding:
- the LOC103000004 gene encoding LOW QUALITY PROTEIN: olfactory receptor 2B11-like (The sequence of the model RefSeq protein was modified relative to this genomic sequence to represent the inferred CDS: deleted 2 bases in 1 codon), with translation MKHMNESFPEDFILMGFTKYPWLDLPLFFALLISYMFTLLGNITIILVSQIDSQLQSPMYFFLTSLSFLDLCFTSTTLPQKLFNLGGPKKNITYIGCMSQAYVFHWLGCTECVLLGTMALHHYVAVCKPLRYSVIMNHKLCWQLSSTAWLIGLANSLLQSTLTVQLPLYGNQELDHFFCELPSLIKMACVDTTVSELTVVATFLIMGPLSMILVSYSYIAQAVFQIPSADGRLTAFNTCSSHLLVVSLFYGSGIYIYMQPSGDSPQDVIKVLMLFYCVITPMANRFIYTLRNKDVKGALRRLLKRAILSKRM, from the exons ATGAAGCACATGAATGAAAGTTTTCCAGAGGATTTCATTCTCATGGGCTTTACCAAATATCCGTGGTTGgatcttcctctcttctttgctCTCCTAATCTCCTACATGTTCACACTGTTGGGAAACATTACTATTATTCTGGTCTCTCAAATAGATTCCCAACTCCAAAGTCCTATGTATTTCTTCCTCACAAGCCTCTCCTTTTTGGACCTCTGTTTCACCAGCACAACTCTACCCCAAAAGCTGTTCAACTTG GGGGGGCCCAAGAAGAACATCACTTACATAGGCTGTATGAGCCAGGCCTATGTATTTCACTGGCTAGGCTGTACTGAATGTGTCCTGCTTGGCACCATGGCCTTACACCACTATGTGGCTGTGTGTAAGCCTCTGAGATACTCTGTAATCATGAACCACAAGCTCTGCTGGCAGCTCTCCAGCACTGCTTGGCTCATTGGTCTGGCCAATTCACTACTGCAGTCCACACTCACAGTCCAGCTGCCCCTGTATGGGAACCAGGAATTGGACCACTTCTTTTGTGAGCTGCCCAGTCTAATTAAGATGGCTTGCGTGGACACCACAGTCAGTGAGCTTACAGTGGTGGCCACCTTCCTGATAATGGGTCCCCTCTCCATGATTCTTGTCTCTTACAGTTATATTGCCCAAGCTGTATTTCAAATCCCTTCTGCTGATGGGAGACTTACGGCCTTCAACACCTGTTCATCACACTTACTGGTGGTGTCTTTATTTTATGGCTCTGGCATCTACATCTATATGCAGCCTTCAGGGGACAGCCCTCAAGACGTCATCAAAGTTCTGATGCTGTTTTACTGCGTTATTACTCCCATGGCCAACCGATTCATCTACACCTTGAGGAACAAGGATGTTAAAGGAGCTTTGAGGAGACTTCTGAAGAGGGCCATTTTGTCCAAAAGAATGTAA